A stretch of the Glycine soja cultivar W05 chromosome 13, ASM419377v2, whole genome shotgun sequence genome encodes the following:
- the LOC114381341 gene encoding uncharacterized protein LOC114381341, translated as MWHLLLLVAVAGSTGFATKRFLTHHRNTGEGENVNLHDPNELDFSGSESISQTHHSDGVFTFSSSKSESLTQRDGPKSRRSRASKNGVRAPKVEARSEKRSGGTRLHFRLKKGEITKNVAAKAPVRSSKDDCLFGWGFCFGIMYMMSAGKAEINKLNKTMDETAKLVQELKSELNRRKSSHALQILDSVGNGVKNSCKISGRNEVMLKNTNIELRDVDVKICSPCVNDCGECGSSALTEEPEPQVLEMDQLEAELEFELQKLSGCATDGPCYEKIKPNLDELEAPNEGYHGTDDWNLNYSNSHGVSASELHQKLSHLLIKQQENQIAELESELHQAQSNLHEKEAELQALKDCVKCLTELSLSTVSDDETQALTDPKGTSDYGNKNIHSLAKHSIIGTKRPLDSESFSCYM; from the exons ATGTGGCACCTTCTCTTACTCGTTGCCGTGGCCGGATCCACCGGTTTCGCCACCAAACGTTTCCTTACTCACCACAGAAACACCGGTGAGGGTGAAAACGTCAACCTCCACGATCCAAATGAGTTAGACTTTTCCGGTTCCGAAAGCATTTCTCAGACACATCACAGTGACGGGGTCTTCACGTTTTCTAGTTCCAAATCTGAGTCTCTGACACAACGAGATGGACCTAAGAGTAGAAGATCCCGAGCCTCCAAGAACGGAGTTAGGGCTCCGAAGGTTGAGGCGCGATCGGAGAAGAGGAGCGGTGGAACGAGATTACACTTTCGCTTGAAGAAGGGGGAAATTACAAAGAATGTCGCTGCGAAGGCTCCGGTTCGTTCTTCCAAAG ATGACTGCTTATTTGGTTGGGGATTTTGCTTTGGCATCATGTATATGATGTCAGCTGGAAAAGCTGAGATCAATAAGCTGAACAAGACCATGGATGAGACAGCTAAACTTGTTCAGGAACTGAAATCTGAGCTCAACAGAAGAAAATCATCACATGCTCTTCAAATTTTGGATTCTGTTGGCAATGGTGTTAAGAACTCTTGCAAAATCAGTGGCAGGAATGAAGTGATGCTCAAGAATACAAACATTGAGCTCAGAGACGTTGATGTCAAAATTTGTAGTCCTTGTGTAAATGATTGTGGTGAATGTGGAAGCAGTGCTCTTACTGAAGAACCAGAACCACAGGTTCTGGAAATGGATCAACTGGAAGCAGAACTTGAGTTTGAACTCCAAAAGCTTTCTGGGTGTGCTACTGATGGCCCTTGCTATGAAAAAATAAAGCCAAACTTAGATGAG CTTGAAGCTCCCAATGAAGGCTATCATGGAACAGATGACTGGAATTTAAATTATTCTAATTCCCATGGAGTATCAGCATCTGAACTGCATCAGAAACTAAGCCACTTGCTGATAAAACAGCAAGAAAATCAGATCGCGGAGCTAGAATCTGAACTGCACCAAGCTCAATCAAATCTGCATGAGAAGGAGGCTGAACTTCAGGCACTTAAGGACTGTGTCAAATGCCTTACTGAACTCTCGCTATCTACAGTTTCAG ATGATGAAACTCAGGCTCTCACTGATCCAAAGGGAACAAGCGATTATGGCAACAAAAACATACACTCTCTGGCGAAACATTCAATTATTGGGACGAAAAGACCTCTTGATTCTGAATCTTTCTCGTGTTACATGTGA
- the LOC114382029 gene encoding uncharacterized protein LOC114382029 produces the protein MKPPTKPISSPGRTEKFPPPLMRFLRNNAASRSRGRSRTTTTMFLRKKNTNIETQEPSSPKVTCMGQVRVKRSATKRVDSDAKRVPSAGAGAPTKCRCCSWVPHALFFHRFIKPGFSFPFQCKQVRPNWGFLKRKKTDSKVTETSSPKTELNFRGRHNPSYDDSEHEDRVNPPAFVSNTSTTPPRNALLLTRCRSAPGRRFLNKETEVVENRVNREHSENNRDPKLEAKLRFFKELEESLRERIMESEKQREESDSVHPLVLTRCKSEPARTAQKLDPELNVLSEKTTLGFARAWFSHVL, from the coding sequence ATGAAGCCACCCACGAAACCCATTTCGAGTCCTGGTCGAACCGAGAAGTTTCCTCCACCATTAATGAGATTCTTGAGAAACAATGCAGCAAGCAGAAGCAGAGGAAGGTCAagaaccaccaccaccatgttTCTGAGAAAGAAGAACACCAACATTGAAACACAAGAACCCTCTTCCCCCAAAGTCACTTGCATGGGGCAAGTCCGCGTTAAACGCTCCGCCACCAAAAGGGTAGACTCAGACGCCAAAAGGGTACCCTCCGCCGGCGCCGGAGCTCCGACCAAGTGCCGGTGTTGCTCGTGGGTCCCACATGCTCTGTTTTTTCACCGTTTCATAAAACCCGGTTTTAGTTTCCCCTTTCAGTGCAAACAAGTTCGGCCCAATTGGGGGttcttaaaaagaaagaaaacggaTTCCAAAGTCACAGAAACTTCTTCGCCGAAAACAGAGTTGAATTTCAGGGGAAGGCATAACCCTAGTTACGATGACTCAGAACATGAAGACAGAGTTAACCCTCCCGCTTTTGTTTCCAACACTTCAACTACTCCACCGAGGAACGCTTTGTTATTAACTCGGTGCAGATCCGCGCCGGGGAGAAGGTTCTTGAACAAAGAGACAGAGGTGGTTGAAAACAGAGTAAACAGAGAACACTCTGAGAATAACAGAGACCCGAAGTTGGAGGCGAAGTTGCGATTCTTCAAGGAGCTTGAAGAGTCGCTGAGGGAGAGAATAATGGAGTCAGAAAAACAAAGGGAAGAATCTGATTCTGTTCATCCTCTGGTGCTGACGAGGTGCAAATCTGAACCCGCGAGAACCGCGCAAAAACTCGATCCTGAATTGAACGTTCTTTCGGAGAAGACAACGTTGGGGTTCGCTCGTGCCTGGTTTTCACATGTTTTGTGA
- the LOC114381506 gene encoding uncharacterized protein LOC114381506, whose amino-acid sequence MPHMELRSTFTTCFLLLILILALPRFSKGESEELHTEIYEIDYRGPETHSSGVPPPHHHFHIGKQHSTHHSQKGSVRGTKALGLRDGTYDENKVKKVHG is encoded by the exons ATGCCACATATGGAGCTTAGGTCTACCTTCACCACCTGCTTCCTTCTCCTGATTCTCATCCTTGCCCTCCCTCGTTTCTCAAAAG GGGAATCTGAAGAATTGCACACAGAGATATATGAGATTGATTATAGAGGTCCCGAGACACACTCTTCAGGTgttcctcctcctcatcatCACTTCCATATTGGTAAGCAGCATTCAACTCATCATTCTCAAAAAGGCTCAGTCAGAGGAACCAAAGCTTTGGGCTTAAGGGATGGTACTTACGATGAAAATAAG GTCAAGAAAGTACATGGATGA
- the LOC114381071 gene encoding DNA-binding protein S1FA-like → MADDFEFSDKVPPSFDRVGSKGFNPALIVLLLVGGLLLIFLVGNYVLYTYAQKTLPPRKKKPISKKKMKKERLKQGVSAPGE, encoded by the exons ATGGCCGACGACTTCGAATTCTCCGACAAAGTCCCTCCTTCCTTCGATCGCGTG GGTTCAAAAGGGTTCAACCCAGCATTAATTGTTCTCCTTCTTGTTGGTGGGTTGCTGTTGATATTCCTCGTTGGAAATTATGTACTATACACATATGCACAGAAGACCCTCCCTCCTAGAAAAAAAAAGCCAATCtcaaagaagaagatgaaaaagGAGAGACTGAAGCAGGGCGTCTCTGCACCTGGAGAGTAG
- the LOC114381293 gene encoding peroxidase 21-like, producing the protein MATTTTQPPSNICFFLLLLLLAHFNLGISQLELNYYSKSCPKAEEIIKEQVTQLYNKHGNTAVSWVRNLFHDCVVKSCDASLLLATVRDVVSEQTSDRSFGMRNFKYVNTIKAAVEKECPFTVSCADIVALSARDAIALLGGPSIEMKTGRKDSKESYAMEVEDLIPNHNDSMSSVLSRFQAIGIDVEATVALLGAHSVGRVHCKNLVHRLYPTIDSTLDPAHAEYLRRRCPTPNPDPKAVLYSRNDLKTPMIIDNNYYKNILQHKGLLTVDEELATDPRTASYVQKMANDNEYFNQQFSRAIILLSETNPLTGDEGEIRKDCRYLNAN; encoded by the exons TGAATTACTACTCTAAAAGCTGCCCAAAAGCTGAAGAGATCATCAAGGAACAAGTCACACAACTATATAACAAGCATGGAAACACTGCCGTTTCGTGGGTCAGAAATCTCTTCCACGATTGCGTGGTTAAG TCATGCGATGCATCATTACTGTTAGCGACGGTGAGAGATGTAGTGTCGGAGCAGACATCGGATAGAAGTTTTGGGATGAGAAACTTCAAGTACGTAAACACTATCAAAGCAGCGGTTGAGAAAGAATGCCCCTTCACAGTGTCATGCGCTGACATTGTTGCTCTTTCTGCCAGAGATGCCATTGCTTTG TTGGGAGGACCAAGCATTGAAATGAAGACAGGGAGAAAGGACAGCAAAGAAAGCTATGCAATGGAGGTGGAAGACTTGATTCCAAACCACAATGATTCCATGTCCTCAGTGCTGTCTCGTTTTCAAGCCATTGGCATTGACGTTGAAGCCACAGTCGCTCTTTTAG GAGCTCACTCAGTGGGAAGAGTTCACTGCAAGAATCTGGTGCACAGATTATACCCCACCATAGATTCAACACTGGACCCTGCACATGCTGAGTACCTAAGACGTCGGTGCCCAACACCCAATCCCGATCCAAAAGCTGTTCTGTATTCAAGGAATGACCTTAAAACGCCAATGATCATTGACAACAACTACTACAAGAACATCTTGCAACACAAGGGTCTTCTCACTGTGGATGAAGAGCTTGCCACTGACCCAAGAACCGCATCTTATGTCCAAAAGATGGCCAATGACAATGAATATTTCAACCAACAGTTCTCAAGGGCCATAATTTTGTTATCGGAGACAAATCCTTTAACAGGAGATGAAGGAGAAATCAGAAAGGATTGTCGCTACCTCAATGCCAAttag